The genomic segment CGGGGAGCTGGGTGATGACGTGCCGGGCACCCAGCTCGGCGCCGGTCTCCAGCAGCCGGAGGAAGCGCTTCGGATCGTCGTGGGGGCCGATCCTCGCCAGTTCCACGTCCAGCACTCGAATGCCGGTGGCGGCCAGTGCGCTCTTGGTCCGCTTCAGCAGTGCGGGATCCGTCGCGATCGGGTAGTGCGGTTCGTCCGGGGTCACCCTGGCGAGCCGGAGCCCGACGTAACGGTAACCGGCTTCGGCGGCGGCCTCGATGAGTTCGGGCGGGGACAGGGTGAGGGCTGACAGATGCGCCACCGAGTAGTCGTGCGCGGAGAAGTCCTCGCGCACCGAGGCGGGCTGGGGGATCACCGTTTTCGTGACCAGGCGGCGTCGGCGTTGCGCGGCCATGCGGATCGGCGCGGTGGCCGCGGCGCCGTAGCCCGCGTAGCCGTCGATCCGTTGCACCACCTCGAAGAACACCCGGGAGCCGAGCACCTCGGTGCAGACGTGGAGGTATTCGCCGTGCTCGTCGCGGTCGTACAGGATCGACAGTTCGCGCAGGGGCGCGCTCAACTCCGGTGGCAGCTCGAGGCGGGCGTCGAGGTCGTCGTAGTAGTTGCCCGGGAGGTCCAGCAACGGCGCGCCCATCGCCCGGAGCGCCCGTGCGCTCGCGATGACGTCGGTCGAGGTGAACGCGATGTGCTGGGGTTCCGGCACCGCGGGCGCCCACTCGCCGCGGCGGAAGAGGGCCGCGTTCAGCGTCAGGCGCACCCGGTGGCCGGGGTCGGTCGCGGCCCGGCTGCGGATGAGGCCGAAGGGGGCCGCCAGCTCCATCGCGGGCTGGGTCCGCAGGCCGAGCACCGCCCGGTAGAACAGCGCCGCCTGGTCGAAGTCGTCGAACGGCTCGGTGAGCGAGACGTGGTCGATGCCCGCCAGCAGCCCGGCGGTACCGGGCCCGGCACCGGTCGGGTCGAAGTCGGCGAGCCAGTCGTTGCCCGGATCGCCGGTGCGGCAGAAGAAGACCGTGGTCCCGTCGGGAGCGGCGACCGAGTACAGCTCCGCCTCCTGAGGCTGCCTGCGGCGGGACAGGACAGGCGCGAGCAGGCGCTCGGCCCGTGTCGCGGACGCGGCCGGATCGGCGCTTTCCACGGCCAGCGCCGACAGTTCCGCGGTGCCGGGCGCGGCGGCCACACGGGGAGTGGCGTTGAGGAGTACGCGCGCGTCGCCCTGCTGCCACAATTGCACCGGCTTCGAGCGGTGTCGCCCGACGTGCGTGAACCCGAAGGCCGTCAGCGTGCGCTCGAAGACCGGGCCCGACACGTCGTCCACGGCCAGTTCGGTGAACACGTGCCCGGCCAGCGCGGGTGCTGCGGGCAGGTCCGGCGGGACGAACCGGTCGCCCAGCGACTCCCGCAGCGCGACGAGCGAGCGCATGGCGTCCGTCGCGGACCGGCGGGGGTCGGCCTGGCGGAACACGTCGTTGGACACTTCGAGGGCGAGCGGGCCCCGGTACCCGATGGCGAGCACCGCCCGGGCGAACTCCGCGAGGGCGAACGAGCCCTGACCGGGGAAGAGCCGGTGGTGGTGGCTCCACTGCGCGGTGTCCATGGACAGCCGTGGCGCGTCGGCCAGTTGCAGCGCGAACACCTTGGTGCCCGGGATGACCCGGACCGCGGTCAGGTCCGCGTCCCCGGCGAGCACGTGGAAACTGTCCAGGCACAGGCCGAGCGCCGGGTGGCCGGCGCGGCGCACGATCCGCCACGCGTGGGCGTAGGTGCGGACGAACCGGGCCCACGCGACGGCTTCGTAGGCGATGCGGAGACCGCGGGCGGCGGCCCGGCTCGCCAGCAGGTGGAGCTGTTCGGTCGCGAGATCGTCGTCGTCCACCGCGTCGGGGGACAGCGACGAGCAGAGCAGCAGGGTTTCGGTGCCGAGCTGCTCGAGCACGTCGAACTTGCGTTCCGCGCGCCGCAGGTTCGCGGCGAGCACGTCCGGCGGAACGGCTTCGAAGTCGTGGAACGGCTGGTACAGATCGATCGTGAGGCCGAGGTCGGCACAGCGCTGCCGCACCTCGCGCGGTGACCACGGTGCCGCGAGCAGTCCGCCTCGACGATCTCGACGCCGTCGAACCCGGCCGCGGCCGCGGCGATCAGCTTGTCCTCGAGCGTGCCGGACAGGCACACGGTGGCGATGCTCAGTGCCGGGGCGGCTTCGGGGGAGCGGCCGGTGTCGTCACGCGGTGCCATGTCGCACTCCTCGGTGAGGGCAACGATGTGGTGCGAACGAACTAGATAGTTACTTATACGCCGACGACCCGGCGCCGAACACCCCCGGATCCCGTCAGACGACTTCGATCTTGCCGGTCGAACGGGGGCTCGCCGGGTCGTTGAAGAAGTACTCGCCCTTCGCGGTGAACGTGTGGGTGTGCGACTCACCCGGAGCGAGGCGCACGTCGAAAAGCCCTTCGAAGAACTGGGTCGCGCCCCGGGTGCCCGCGTTGCCCGCGTGGTTGGTGAACGTGACGGCCGTGCCCACCGGGACCCGCAGGTGGGTCGGGGCCATGGCGTTGACCGCGGTCGACTCGGTGGCGCCGATCGCGCCGGTCGCCGGATCGTAGGTGCGCCCGATGATCACCGTGTCCCGCACCGCGCTGCCGTCGACCGGGGCGCCGGACACCGGTCTGCGGGCGACCGGGGGCGGCGGGACCGGTGCGGGAGCGACCCGGCCGCCGAGCTTGAACGCCCAGAGGAAGTCGCCGCGCGGGGCCGAGTTGCCGTACGGGATGCCGGTGCCGCCGGCGTAGACCGCCACGTACTGCTCACCGTCCACTTCGTACAGGATGGGACTGCTGCTGATCGCCGCACCGCACTGGAACCGCCACAGCTCGCGGCCGTTGTCCGCGTCGAGGCAGAGCAGGTAGCCGTCGGGTTGGCCGATGAACAACAGCCCGCCCGCGCTGGTGAGGATTCCGTTGCCGTGCGCGAGGGAGTACGGCATCCGCTTCTTCCACCGCACCTGGTTGGTGCGCACGTCGACGGCGACGATCCCGCCGGTCTGGTACTCGCCGGGCGGGCGCAGGCCGTTGCTCGATTCGGTGAGCGAGTGGGCGGCGGCCACGTAACCGAACCCGGTGTAGACGCAGCCGGTGCGGTGGCTGAACGACTGGTGGCTCCAGTCGGCGCCGCCGCCGTGCCCGGGGATCGACAGGACGGGCACGTCCCAGTGCGGGGTGAACAGCGAGCCGCGGGCGTAGTGGGGGACCGCGCGGTTGGGGTCGCCGGGGATCGCGGTGCCCAGCGGCTGGTCGACGACCGTCGTCTCGGTCCACGGGCCCTGGCGGGGGAACGGCTGCGTCGGCCAGGTCTTCTGGCGCGGCTCCTGGGGGACCGGCCGTTCGTCGATGCCCAGCGGCGCCGAGCCGTTCTCCCGGTCGAGGATGTAGTACATGCCGGTCTTGCTGCCGTAGATCACCACCTTGCGGGGACGGCCGTGGATCCGCACGTCCGCGAGCACGGGCGCCATTACGTTGTCCATGTCCCAGATGTCGTGGTGGACGGACTGGAAGTGCCAGCGGTATTCGCCGGTGGCCAGGTCGATGGCGACGAGTGAATTGGCGAACAGGTTCATCCCGCCGCGTTCCGAACCGTCCTGGGA from the Amycolatopsis magusensis genome contains:
- a CDS encoding outer membrane protein assembly factor BamB family protein; its protein translation is MAEIQRREFFKGAAAAAIGVGALSGAPAAADPAGHRPPIATTPGGRDFPKVGGNLGNQNYSALDDLHRGNVRKLGAAWVNRIEGGLTTGTNQSTAVAVDGVLYIESAPGNVFAVDGRTGVTKWVYRQTRGTLTRRGVAVGDGKVFTHANGSWIVALDRETGAVAWEKQITEYGSLEKVAIVHHEGRLYLSTADGDRGAGLAVDADTGELLWHFWGIPGPGEFGNDTWEGESWAEGGATPWIHPAIDPDLGLAYWTFGNARGSRSSQDGSERGGMNLFANSLVAIDLATGEYRWHFQSVHHDIWDMDNVMAPVLADVRIHGRPRKVVIYGSKTGMYYILDRENGSAPLGIDERPVPQEPRQKTWPTQPFPRQGPWTETTVVDQPLGTAIPGDPNRAVPHYARGSLFTPHWDVPVLSIPGHGGGADWSHQSFSHRTGCVYTGFGYVAAAHSLTESSNGLRPPGEYQTGGIVAVDVRTNQVRWKKRMPYSLAHGNGILTSAGGLLFIGQPDGYLLCLDADNGRELWRFQCGAAISSSPILYEVDGEQYVAVYAGGTGIPYGNSAPRGDFLWAFKLGGRVAPAPVPPPPVARRPVSGAPVDGSAVRDTVIIGRTYDPATGAIGATESTAVNAMAPTHLRVPVGTAVTFTNHAGNAGTRGATQFFEGLFDVRLAPGESHTHTFTAKGEYFFNDPASPRSTGKIEVV